A single window of Triplophysa dalaica isolate WHDGS20190420 chromosome 14, ASM1584641v1, whole genome shotgun sequence DNA harbors:
- the pex11a gene encoding peroxisomal membrane protein 11A, whose protein sequence is METFISFTNQSQGRDRIFRATQYACALAKYLLRNEAKRNELVKKLQSLESNMSSGRKLLRLGNTVNSVHAVESALHISDPVLRLCLTFANLNRALYFICDNLLWARSIGLIRDINKERWSLNASRFYFLSLIMNLTRDVYAITQLMAQTSRDRHYQHKVNQHLNESPDVACVVVPQLDAFLFLLIESLKSHPSVALDTLKNVCDLFIPLDRLGIFQTNAGVVGFCGLISSVLGILSVLRPNLKIKP, encoded by the exons ATGGAAACTTTTATCAGCTTTACTAACCAAAGTCAAGGAAGGGATCGCATATTCAG ggCGACCCAGTATGCATGTGCTTTGGCGAAATACCTACTGAGAAATGAAGCGAAAAGAAATGAGCTGGTGAAAAAGCTGCAGTCTTTGGAGTCGAATATGAGCTCTGGTCGAAAAC TACTCAGGCTCGGGAACACTGTGAACTCCGTCCATGCGGTCGAAAGCGCTCTTCATATTTCTGACCCCGTGCTGCGCCTGTGCCTCACTTTTGCTAACCTCAACCGTGCCCTCTACTTCATCTGCGACAACCTACTTTGGGCCAGAAGTATTGGACTCATACGAGACATCAACAAGGAGCGCTGGAGTCTGAATGCCTCTCGCTTCTATTTTCTCTCCTTGATCATGAATCTCACCAGAGATGTCTATGCCATCACTCAGCTTATGGCGCAGACGTCTCGGGATAGACACTACCAGCACAAAGTCAACCAGCATCTCAACGAAAGCCCAGATGTGGCATGTGTCGTTGTGCCTCAGCTTGATGCTTTCCTCTTTCTGCTGATCGAGAGCCTCAAAAGTCACCCATCTGTGGCTCTCGATACACTAAAAAACGTTTGCGATCTTTTCATTCCTCTTGACAGGCTTGGTATTTTCCAGACAAATGCGGGGGTGGTCGGTTTCTGTGGTCTTATTTCTTCAGTTTTAGGCATACTGTCTGTTCTGAGGCCCAACCTTAAAATCAAGCCATGA